One segment of Erigeron canadensis isolate Cc75 chromosome 2, C_canadensis_v1, whole genome shotgun sequence DNA contains the following:
- the LOC122587175 gene encoding probable CCR4-associated factor 1 homolog 7, whose amino-acid sequence MSLLSKSESIRIRIREVWNDNLEQEFDIIRNIVDDFPYIAMDTEFPGIVLRPVGNFKNSNDYHYQTLKDNVDMLKLIQLGLTFSDENGNLPKCDDNDDDDDDTYCIWQFNFREFNVNDDVFANDSVELLRESGIDFKKNNEKGIDAKRFGELLMSSGIVLNDSVYWVTFHSGYDFGYLLKVLTCKTLPDTQVGFFNLISMYFPNIYDIKHLMKFCNSLHGGLNKLAELLDVERVGICHQAGSDSLLTSCTFRKLKDNFFSGSLEKYAGVLYGLGVET is encoded by the coding sequence ATGTCGCTTTTATCGAAAAGCGAGTCGATTCGTATACGTATTCGAGAGGTATGGAATGATAATCTAGAGCAAGAATTCGATATTATACGAAACATTGTTGATGATTTTCCTTATATAGCAATGGATACAGAGTTTCCAGGGATTGTTCTTAGGCCTGTAGGGAATTTTAAGAATAGTAATGATTATCATTACCAGACCTTAAAAGATAACGTTGATATGTTGAAATTGATACAATTGGGGTTAACATTTTCCGACGAAAATGGGAATTTGCCGAAATGTGATGATAAtgacgacgacgacgatgatACGTATTGTATTTGGCAGTTCAATTTTCGTGAGTTTAATGTGAATGATGATGTTTTCGCGAATGATTCAGTTGAGCTTTTGAGGGAGAGTGGTAttgattttaagaaaaataacgAAAAGGGTATTGACGCAAAGAGATTTGGGGAGCTGTTGATGTCATCTGGGATTGTGTTGAATGATAGTGTGTATTGGGTGACATTTCATAGTGGGTATGATTTTGGTTATTTGTTAAAGGTTTTGACTTGTAAGACTTTGCCTGATACACAAGTTGGGTTCTTTAACTTGATCAGTATGTATTTTCCAAATATATACGATATTAAGCATTTGATGAAGTTTTGTAACAGTCTTCACGGAGGATTGAACAAGCTAGCCGAACTTTTGGATGTTGAAAGAGTTGGGATTTGTCATCAGGCTGGTTCCGATAGTTTGCTTACTTCGTGTACGTTTAGGAAGTTGAAAGATAACTTCTTTAGCGGTTCGTTGGAGAAATATGCTGGTGTTTTATATGGTTTGGGTGTTGAGACTTGA